A genome region from Bradyrhizobium commune includes the following:
- a CDS encoding HsdM family class I SAM-dependent methyltransferase — MSQLTTTQLWSSQFGLATAPLFDGAEAAPSGEHAVLLDGGSGTFALSSSDDELWRDTSPAAWAWSSDIPHHVTVTPTKVAVVRWDKPTEPRVFDRDSVDRGLDRFYAYLNDDRLRSNKTVVDHLLGFFRRIRALSHEAGVEDIRTTDVFATALAFLIAREDASERPAFYGLSGDGPTLFSRLDSSGLAAAVTEIEQATGSLSLLELYPALAIRHAGGQLFQEAHFELLRGGTGFDLFGLIGAPEVKPTSRGGTHFTPPALARSLVEQVFNTLPDLAQRSELTLGDPSCGSGAFLHEAYRALRRMNFQGRLTLVGSDISSAAIAMARFVLSAAKRDWEPKGGVELKLSVGDALGDLGMPHHADVIVMNPPFIAFGAQTPEQREQLRDATDASASRGDYSMAFVVRALEAVKEGGVVGTLFPSSLLSLKAAGSWRERLLDLGQVRLLGSIGDFGLFTHALVQVACSVIQKSKKSPSSEFVALVTENESNATSNALRYLRKLNGKAPSNAVIEEGWNLFPVPVSTLRGRPTWRLPTPSTERILRDLKDSLLPSISDLFDVAQGVQTGLNEVLLLTLDEWRTLPNKERGFFRLATMSDSIQNAHFFKPYRVFFPHGPSGPLFTREQELERAVPTYFAKYLGPNRERLERRASIVRARRADWWGLMHPRAYAFDKTPRIISKFFAAEGGFAADLEAEYIPVMGHVWMPKAVLVDDDPQQLSTSDILSAYTALFNSPVFIKLLSLYSPHVAGGQYDVSSRHVGPIPIPNLRELSVASRQGKLVRGLAANGKSIDLADPVWRTRTAQLVTELYGTPGLANI, encoded by the coding sequence ATGAGCCAGTTAACGACGACGCAACTTTGGAGCAGCCAATTTGGCTTGGCGACAGCTCCGCTGTTCGATGGCGCTGAAGCAGCTCCGTCTGGAGAGCACGCCGTTCTGCTTGACGGGGGCAGTGGAACGTTCGCGCTATCTTCATCGGACGACGAGCTGTGGCGGGATACGAGCCCTGCCGCGTGGGCGTGGTCGAGCGATATTCCTCATCACGTCACGGTTACACCCACCAAAGTGGCAGTCGTTCGATGGGATAAGCCTACCGAACCTCGTGTTTTCGATCGTGATAGCGTCGACCGAGGCTTGGATCGCTTCTATGCGTACCTCAATGACGATCGTTTGAGATCGAACAAGACAGTAGTCGATCACCTTCTGGGCTTCTTTCGTCGGATCCGAGCATTGAGCCACGAAGCTGGTGTTGAGGATATCAGAACAACTGATGTCTTTGCGACTGCTCTTGCGTTCCTTATCGCACGCGAAGACGCATCGGAGCGTCCCGCTTTTTATGGGCTATCCGGAGATGGCCCCACGCTGTTTTCCAGGCTAGACTCAAGCGGCTTGGCAGCTGCAGTAACGGAAATTGAACAGGCAACTGGCTCGCTCTCTCTTCTGGAGCTCTATCCCGCCCTCGCGATAAGGCATGCTGGGGGACAACTATTCCAGGAGGCTCACTTCGAGCTTTTGCGTGGCGGTACCGGGTTCGATCTATTCGGATTGATCGGTGCTCCAGAGGTGAAGCCGACGAGCCGAGGCGGAACTCACTTCACACCTCCGGCACTTGCAAGAAGCTTGGTCGAGCAAGTCTTCAATACTCTCCCAGATTTGGCTCAACGTTCGGAGCTAACGCTGGGCGATCCCTCCTGCGGCTCAGGCGCTTTTTTGCACGAGGCTTATCGAGCCCTGCGAAGAATGAATTTTCAGGGCCGTCTCACTCTTGTCGGCTCAGATATATCTAGCGCGGCCATCGCCATGGCGCGGTTTGTATTGTCTGCGGCCAAACGAGATTGGGAACCAAAAGGCGGAGTTGAACTCAAATTGAGCGTGGGGGATGCCCTTGGTGATCTCGGGATGCCACATCACGCCGACGTCATCGTGATGAACCCGCCCTTCATCGCATTTGGTGCGCAGACGCCAGAGCAACGTGAGCAGCTGCGAGATGCAACAGACGCTAGTGCATCGCGCGGAGACTACAGTATGGCCTTTGTAGTTCGAGCGCTTGAGGCTGTAAAAGAGGGAGGAGTTGTTGGGACGCTTTTTCCATCGAGCTTGCTCTCGTTGAAGGCAGCCGGCTCGTGGCGCGAGCGCCTATTGGATCTTGGCCAAGTTAGACTGTTGGGGTCCATCGGTGACTTTGGCCTGTTCACGCATGCACTGGTGCAGGTTGCTTGTTCCGTCATTCAGAAATCCAAGAAGTCGCCTTCATCGGAGTTCGTGGCGCTAGTTACAGAAAACGAGTCGAACGCAACGAGTAACGCTCTCCGGTACTTGCGAAAGCTTAATGGTAAAGCACCCAGCAACGCCGTCATAGAAGAGGGCTGGAATCTCTTTCCAGTCCCCGTCTCTACTTTACGCGGACGTCCTACATGGCGCCTCCCGACCCCAAGCACTGAACGGATCCTCCGAGACCTTAAAGATTCCTTGTTGCCTTCGATCAGCGATTTGTTCGATGTCGCCCAAGGAGTTCAAACGGGACTCAACGAGGTCCTGCTGCTTACACTTGATGAATGGCGTACCCTTCCAAATAAAGAGCGCGGCTTTTTCAGGCTGGCGACAATGTCAGACTCGATCCAGAACGCACACTTTTTCAAACCGTACCGGGTTTTCTTTCCTCATGGCCCGAGCGGACCTTTGTTCACAAGAGAACAGGAGCTTGAGCGGGCGGTCCCAACTTACTTTGCAAAATACCTTGGGCCAAATCGGGAGAGATTAGAGCGTAGGGCATCGATCGTTCGGGCCCGCCGAGCCGATTGGTGGGGGCTGATGCATCCCCGCGCATATGCGTTCGACAAGACACCACGCATCATTTCAAAATTCTTCGCTGCCGAGGGTGGCTTTGCAGCTGATCTTGAAGCTGAATACATCCCTGTAATGGGTCATGTTTGGATGCCGAAGGCAGTATTGGTCGACGATGATCCTCAACAGTTGTCGACGTCGGACATCCTTTCCGCGTATACGGCCCTTTTCAACTCGCCTGTATTCATCAAGCTACTGTCCCTCTATTCCCCCCACGTCGCTGGCGGCCAATACGATGTTAGCTCACGCCATGTCGGTCCGATTCCAATTCCTAACCTTCGCGAGCTAAGTGTTGCATCTCGGCAGGGGAAGTTGGTCCGAGGGCTGGCCGCAAACGGAAAATCGATTGATCTTGCTGACCCAGTCTGGCGTACACGAACTGCCCAACTCGTGACGGAGCTTTATGGCACGCCAGGCCTCGCAAATATCTAA
- a CDS encoding MFS transporter, translating to MTEQTLAAPIDDQQERQRGFSRYQSLLIALLAFTQFTIILDFIIMSPLGAILMPSLNITTGQFGIAVSAYAFSAGLSGIMAAGFADRFDRKRLLLFFYVGFALGTLLCAVAQNYHVLLAGRIVTGLFGGVIGSVVLAIVTDLFPLHLRGRVMGFIQTAFAASQVLGIPAGLFLANHWNWHLCFFAIVALSIAAIAVIAFAMEPVDTHLKLKQDRNPFHHLIATVSEPRYTLAFAVTTLLATGGYMLMPYSSAFTVNNIGIDMVHLPTIYLVSGLFSIVTGPMVGRASDAFGKYPTFVFGCVMTIIMVLIYTHLGHVSLVTAITVNVLLFVGIFSRMIPSQALISAIPDQSQRGAFSAVSASLQQLSGGLGSVLAAAIISQQPDGSLLHFDRIGYVVVTTTIVTLVAMYFVQKSVADRVARRVV from the coding sequence ATGACCGAACAGACGCTCGCCGCGCCGATCGACGACCAACAGGAACGCCAGCGCGGTTTCTCGCGCTACCAGTCACTCCTCATCGCGCTGCTCGCGTTCACGCAGTTCACGATCATCCTCGATTTCATCATCATGTCGCCGCTCGGCGCCATCCTGATGCCCTCGCTCAACATCACCACCGGGCAGTTCGGCATCGCGGTGTCGGCTTACGCATTCAGTGCCGGATTGTCGGGCATTATGGCTGCCGGCTTTGCCGACCGGTTCGATCGCAAGCGGCTGCTGCTGTTCTTCTATGTCGGCTTCGCGCTCGGGACCCTGCTCTGCGCTGTGGCGCAGAATTACCATGTCCTGCTGGCGGGCCGGATCGTGACCGGATTGTTCGGCGGCGTGATCGGCTCGGTCGTGCTTGCGATCGTGACCGACCTGTTTCCGCTGCACTTGCGCGGCCGGGTGATGGGATTCATCCAGACCGCGTTCGCCGCAAGCCAGGTGCTCGGCATTCCGGCCGGGCTGTTTCTCGCCAATCACTGGAACTGGCATCTCTGCTTCTTTGCGATCGTGGCGCTATCGATTGCGGCGATCGCCGTCATCGCCTTCGCGATGGAGCCGGTCGATACGCATCTGAAGCTGAAGCAGGACAGGAATCCGTTCCACCACCTGATCGCGACGGTCAGTGAGCCGCGCTACACGCTGGCCTTCGCGGTCACGACCTTGCTGGCGACGGGCGGCTACATGCTGATGCCGTATTCCAGCGCCTTCACCGTGAACAATATCGGCATCGACATGGTGCATCTGCCGACCATCTATCTCGTCTCCGGCCTGTTCAGCATCGTCACGGGGCCGATGGTCGGCCGCGCCAGCGACGCCTTCGGCAAATATCCGACCTTCGTGTTCGGCTGCGTGATGACGATCATCATGGTGCTGATCTACACCCATCTCGGCCACGTCTCGCTGGTGACCGCGATCACCGTCAACGTGCTGCTGTTCGTCGGCATCTTCTCGCGCATGATCCCGTCGCAGGCGCTGATCTCGGCGATCCCCGATCAGAGCCAGCGCGGCGCGTTCAGCGCGGTCAGCGCCTCGCTCCAGCAGCTCTCCGGCGGGCTCGGCTCGGTGCTCGCGGCCGCGATCATCTCGCAGCAGCCGGACGGCTCGCTGCTCCATTTCGACCGCATCGGCTACGTCGTCGTCACAACGACGATCGTCACGCTGGTGGCGATGTATTTTGTGCAGAAGTCGGTCGCGGATCGGGTGGCGAGGCGGGTGGTTTGA
- a CDS encoding UbiA family prenyltransferase produces the protein MEQPVWQYDRNEAAPQATPAPARTLVIDLEGALLRSELLMEALFSGPGRMLARFGAGGRAGMAALTDILADAKIDYAHLPYDADVLNQALTARARGAKIYLVAGRFAHHAAGIAAHLGFDGVVAPGNLASGELPFDRASIDRVESGTRSRPNLKTWAKALRVYQYAKNTLVFVPVITAHQMNVATFGTTLLAFLAFSACASGAYLMNDLLDLAADRQHPTKRYRALAAGDLPISSALSAIPVLWAFAFVASLCISPLFLGVLAAYLATTIAYSLVLKRKMLVDVVTLAGLYSLRIGAGSVAAGVMLSEWLMIFSLFVFTSLALIKRFSELSMRQGAGLADPSNRDYRITDLHIIAAMAAASAMNAVTVFALYLSSSAVTPLYSRPWMLWLLAPLLLYWFGRALMIAHRREMPDDPIIYAFRDGASRIAVAAMVCIMLAAI, from the coding sequence ATGGAGCAGCCCGTCTGGCAGTACGATCGGAACGAGGCCGCGCCGCAGGCCACCCCGGCGCCGGCGCGCACGCTCGTGATCGATCTCGAAGGCGCGTTGCTGCGCTCGGAGCTGCTGATGGAGGCGCTGTTCTCCGGCCCCGGCCGCATGCTGGCCCGTTTTGGCGCAGGCGGACGCGCCGGCATGGCGGCGCTGACGGATATCCTGGCAGACGCCAAAATCGATTACGCCCATCTTCCCTACGATGCCGACGTCCTGAACCAGGCGCTCACCGCGCGGGCGCGGGGCGCGAAGATCTATCTTGTTGCCGGCCGCTTCGCCCACCATGCCGCGGGCATCGCCGCGCATCTCGGCTTTGACGGCGTCGTTGCGCCCGGCAATCTTGCTTCGGGCGAGCTGCCGTTCGATCGCGCTTCGATTGATCGCGTCGAGAGCGGCACCCGCAGCCGTCCCAACCTCAAGACCTGGGCGAAGGCATTGCGGGTCTATCAATACGCCAAGAACACGCTGGTGTTCGTGCCCGTTATCACCGCGCATCAGATGAATGTTGCCACCTTCGGCACTACGCTGCTGGCGTTCCTGGCGTTCTCGGCCTGCGCGTCGGGCGCCTATCTGATGAACGATCTGCTCGATCTCGCCGCCGACCGGCAGCACCCGACCAAGCGTTATCGCGCGCTCGCGGCAGGCGACTTGCCGATCTCGTCGGCGCTTTCGGCAATCCCCGTGCTGTGGGCCTTCGCGTTTGTCGCCAGTCTCTGCATCTCGCCGCTGTTCCTCGGCGTGCTCGCCGCCTATCTCGCCACCACCATCGCCTATTCGCTCGTGCTCAAGCGCAAGATGCTGGTCGACGTCGTCACGCTCGCCGGCCTCTATTCCTTGCGCATCGGCGCAGGCTCAGTTGCCGCCGGGGTCATGCTGTCGGAATGGCTGATGATCTTCTCGCTGTTCGTGTTCACCTCGCTGGCGCTGATCAAGCGCTTCAGCGAGCTCAGCATGCGCCAGGGCGCAGGCCTCGCCGATCCCTCCAACCGCGACTACCGCATCACCGACCTGCACATCATCGCCGCCATGGCGGCGGCGAGCGCCATGAACGCGGTGACGGTGTTTGCGCTCTACCTGTCGTCCTCCGCGGTGACCCCGCTCTACAGCCGTCCCTGGATGCTATGGCTGCTCGCGCCGCTGCTGCTCTACTGGTTCGGCCGCGCGCTGATGATCGCGCATCGCCGCGAGATGCCCGACGACCCCATCATCTACGCCTTCCGCGACGGCGCGAGCCGCATCGCGGTGGCGGCGATGGTCTGCATCATGCTGGCGGCGATCTGA
- a CDS encoding LptA/OstA family protein — protein sequence MAIFPRNADGRRAIVSAAALAGVALIATGAVFAQSTMQGVPNAMQGFSQNRDQPIQIEAASLEMRDKKKEATFSGNVKVVQGDTTMTSKTLVVFYESSGDKAATPAQTAPAKGAKSAPTQSAPMQSATPGPGGASSIKRLEARGNVVVTQKDQVVTGETAVFDTKTNLITMLGGVVLTQCQNVLRGDRLMVDMTTGVSRVESDSGKVQGLFIQSQGGGNGKCGTPATPGSGAAMPSLIPGKPK from the coding sequence ATGGCCATTTTTCCGCGCAACGCAGACGGACGTCGCGCCATTGTCAGTGCTGCCGCGCTTGCCGGCGTCGCGCTGATAGCGACGGGTGCAGTGTTTGCGCAAAGCACGATGCAAGGCGTGCCGAACGCGATGCAGGGCTTTTCGCAGAACCGCGACCAGCCGATCCAGATCGAAGCCGCCTCGCTCGAGATGCGCGACAAGAAGAAGGAAGCGACCTTCTCCGGCAATGTGAAGGTCGTGCAGGGCGACACCACCATGACCTCGAAGACGCTGGTGGTGTTCTACGAATCGAGTGGCGACAAGGCGGCGACGCCTGCGCAAACCGCGCCTGCGAAGGGCGCGAAATCCGCGCCGACGCAATCAGCGCCGATGCAATCGGCGACGCCGGGGCCTGGCGGCGCCTCCTCGATCAAGCGGCTGGAAGCGCGCGGCAATGTCGTGGTCACCCAGAAGGACCAGGTGGTGACCGGCGAGACCGCGGTGTTCGACACCAAGACCAATCTCATCACCATGCTCGGGGGCGTGGTCCTGACCCAGTGCCAGAACGTGCTGCGCGGCGACCGCCTCATGGTCGACATGACCACCGGCGTCTCGCGGGTGGAATCCGACAGCGGCAAGGTGCAGGGCCTGTTCATCCAGTCCCAGGGCGGTGGAAACGGCAAATGCGGGACGCCCGCAACCCCTGGCTCCGGCGCCGCGATGCCCTCGCTCATTCCGGGTAAGCCTAAATAA
- the lptC gene encoding LPS export ABC transporter periplasmic protein LptC, with amino-acid sequence MNSAQFPTYDAALAAKFASAARHSRLVRILRIAVPVTVVLAMASIVAVSTFLNPFTMIPVKVDSGNLVVTGTKITMESPHLSGFTPDQRPYELWARTATQDITDPDHVDLADLRAKVLMEDQSTMFLDARNGRFDNKQQQLDLHKDILLRTSTGYEARLNSAFVDMNKGTVSSDDHVDVKLTNGTLTADRLRITEGGDVIRFEGNVVMHLDKISTDDAAVAPVEQPAPAPAAKKNKSANSK; translated from the coding sequence GTGAATTCGGCCCAGTTTCCGACCTACGACGCCGCGCTTGCGGCGAAGTTTGCCAGCGCGGCGCGCCACAGCCGTCTGGTGCGGATTCTGCGTATCGCTGTGCCGGTGACGGTGGTCCTGGCGATGGCCTCGATCGTCGCTGTCTCGACCTTCCTCAATCCCTTCACCATGATCCCGGTGAAGGTCGATTCCGGAAACCTCGTGGTCACAGGCACCAAGATCACGATGGAATCGCCGCATCTGTCCGGCTTCACGCCGGACCAGCGGCCCTATGAGCTCTGGGCCAGGACCGCGACGCAGGACATCACCGATCCCGACCATGTCGATCTCGCGGATTTGCGCGCGAAGGTCCTGATGGAGGATCAATCCACGATGTTCCTCGACGCCCGCAATGGCCGCTTCGACAACAAGCAGCAGCAGCTCGATCTGCACAAGGACATCTTGCTGCGCACCTCGACCGGCTACGAGGCGCGGCTGAACTCGGCCTTCGTCGACATGAACAAGGGCACGGTCTCCTCGGATGATCACGTCGACGTCAAGCTGACCAACGGCACGCTGACCGCCGATCGCTTGCGCATCACCGAAGGCGGCGACGTCATTCGCTTCGAGGGCAATGTGGTGATGCATCTGGACAAGATCAGCACGGATGACGCCGCTGTCGCGCCTGTCGAGCAGCCCGCGCCGGCACCGGCGGCGAAGAAGAACAAGTCTGCGAACTCAAAGTGA
- a CDS encoding O-linked N-acetylglucosamine transferase family protein yields MRIDTPPDLLQLAIQHFNGGELTQAESLCRKLLKRQKGNPDAWHLLGVIAMRMGQTENAVAHIRTCTRLAPGNAAALCNLGLAYKAQGRLSQAAAVLEQASRAAPDNSEILYNLGNTRASLGEFEAAIAAYHRAVALNPDQPEYHNNLGRALEGDRSIGEAIAAYARALALQPSFAGALTNLGNAYLDLGRPADALRCHRQAIAHQPDFDAAHSNLIFALNFDPAAGPDDHARARAQFGERHRTRISAGAVARPCDPDRRLRIGYVSGHFRHQAATYAFAPVIIHHDRRAFDVICYSDTAPEDGLTHKLRDSVKTWRATAALSDAELAASIEADKIDILVDLVGHMVGNRLGVFARKPAPVQVSGWGEPTGTGLSTMDYLFGDPVLVPDHVRPLLREQVIDLPCFLCFWTPENLPDPGPPPALNAGHVTFGSFNRPAKLSDPVLQLWARILRAAPTSRLVLKSPHLSDLAIQQRINAIFDSEGISRDRLTILGNSDRGSHMKAYQLVDVALDPFPHGGGMTTLDAMAMGVPVITCPGPTISSRLAAACITALGLTDCVAASQEEYVALALRMTADLDGLARLRHALRDRLVRSPIGDAHAYARSVEAAYRGMWQRYCEDRNEAGAVRSPPA; encoded by the coding sequence ATGAGGATCGACACGCCCCCTGACCTGCTGCAACTGGCGATCCAGCATTTCAACGGCGGAGAGCTGACGCAGGCGGAATCGCTCTGCCGAAAGCTTCTCAAGCGGCAAAAGGGCAATCCCGACGCCTGGCACCTTCTTGGTGTCATCGCGATGCGGATGGGACAGACCGAGAATGCGGTGGCCCACATCAGGACGTGCACCAGGCTCGCGCCCGGCAACGCCGCGGCGCTCTGCAATCTCGGCCTGGCCTACAAGGCGCAAGGGCGATTGAGCCAGGCTGCCGCCGTTCTCGAGCAGGCCTCGCGCGCGGCACCGGACAACAGCGAGATCCTGTACAATCTCGGCAACACCCGCGCTTCGCTGGGCGAATTCGAGGCTGCCATCGCAGCCTACCACCGGGCCGTGGCGTTGAACCCGGACCAGCCGGAGTACCACAACAATCTGGGACGCGCCCTGGAGGGCGATCGCAGCATCGGCGAGGCGATCGCCGCCTATGCGCGCGCACTGGCACTCCAGCCATCCTTTGCCGGGGCGCTGACCAACCTCGGCAATGCCTATCTCGACCTCGGCCGTCCCGCCGATGCGCTGCGGTGTCATCGGCAGGCGATTGCTCACCAGCCGGATTTCGATGCGGCCCATTCGAACCTGATCTTCGCACTCAACTTTGATCCGGCGGCCGGACCTGACGACCATGCGCGCGCGCGGGCGCAATTCGGCGAACGCCATCGCACGCGGATTTCGGCCGGCGCGGTCGCCCGCCCCTGCGATCCGGACCGACGGCTGCGCATCGGATATGTCAGCGGCCACTTCCGGCATCAGGCGGCGACCTACGCCTTTGCACCGGTGATCATCCATCACGACCGGCGGGCGTTCGACGTGATCTGCTATTCCGACACCGCGCCCGAGGACGGATTGACCCACAAGCTCCGCGACAGCGTGAAGACGTGGCGCGCCACGGCCGCGCTGTCCGACGCAGAACTGGCCGCCTCGATCGAAGCCGACAAGATCGACATCCTGGTCGATCTGGTCGGGCACATGGTCGGCAACAGGCTTGGCGTCTTTGCCCGCAAGCCTGCCCCCGTCCAGGTCAGTGGCTGGGGCGAACCGACCGGCACGGGTCTGTCGACCATGGACTACCTCTTTGGCGACCCTGTCCTGGTCCCGGACCATGTGCGCCCCCTGCTGCGCGAGCAGGTCATCGACCTGCCCTGCTTTCTGTGTTTCTGGACCCCCGAAAACCTGCCCGATCCAGGGCCGCCGCCGGCGCTGAACGCGGGCCATGTCACGTTCGGCTCCTTCAACCGGCCGGCAAAACTGTCCGATCCCGTACTTCAGCTGTGGGCGCGCATTCTGCGCGCCGCGCCGACCTCGCGCCTCGTGCTCAAGAGCCCCCATTTGAGCGACCTCGCCATTCAGCAGCGCATCAACGCGATCTTCGACAGCGAAGGCATTTCGCGCGATCGACTGACCATTCTCGGCAATTCAGATCGCGGCTCGCACATGAAAGCGTACCAGCTCGTCGACGTCGCGCTGGATCCGTTTCCTCATGGCGGCGGCATGACCACGCTCGATGCCATGGCGATGGGCGTTCCGGTCATCACCTGCCCGGGCCCGACGATTTCGTCCCGCCTTGCCGCCGCGTGCATCACGGCGCTGGGTCTGACCGACTGCGTCGCCGCAAGCCAGGAGGAGTACGTTGCATTGGCGCTCCGGATGACGGCGGACCTCGACGGCCTGGCGCGGCTTCGACACGCGTTGCGCGACAGGCTGGTCCGCTCGCCGATCGGAGATGCGCACGCCTATGCACGTTCCGTCGAAGCCGCCTATCGCGGCATGTGGCAGCGGTACTGCGAGGACCGCAACGAAGCAGGCGCGGTCAGATCGCCGCCAGCATGA
- a CDS encoding ribonuclease D: MTVRLHRGDLPDLTRYTGAVAIDTETMGLNPHRDRLCVVQLSPGDGSADVVQIPKGHTDAPNLKALLANPAITKIFHFARFDVAVLYQTFGVMTGPIYCTKIASRLTRTYTDRHGLKDLVREVLNVDLSKQQQSSDWGSDSLTEPQLAYAASDVLHLHALRERLDAMLVREGRIALAKACFDFLPTRALLDLQGWEEEDIFAHS, from the coding sequence ATGACCGTACGCCTGCATCGCGGCGACCTGCCCGACCTCACCCGCTACACCGGAGCAGTGGCGATCGACACCGAGACCATGGGGTTGAACCCGCACCGCGACCGGCTCTGCGTGGTCCAGCTGTCGCCCGGCGACGGCAGCGCCGATGTGGTGCAGATCCCGAAGGGCCATACCGACGCGCCGAACCTGAAGGCCCTGCTCGCCAATCCCGCCATCACGAAAATCTTCCATTTTGCGCGGTTCGACGTCGCGGTGCTGTACCAGACCTTCGGCGTGATGACCGGCCCGATCTACTGCACCAAGATCGCCTCCCGTCTGACCCGCACCTATACCGACCGCCATGGCCTCAAGGACCTCGTCCGCGAGGTGCTCAATGTCGACCTCTCCAAGCAGCAGCAATCCAGCGACTGGGGCTCCGACAGCCTGACCGAGCCGCAGCTCGCCTACGCCGCCTCCGACGTGCTGCATCTGCACGCGCTGCGCGAGCGGCTGGATGCGATGCTGGTCCGGGAGGGCCGCATCGCGCTGGCCAAAGCCTGTTTCGACTTCCTGCCGACCCGCGCGTTGCTCGACCTCCAGGGCTGGGAGGAGGAGGACATTTTCGCGCATTCCTGA